The nucleotide sequence AGCATCGCGCGCCAGCTCCCGGCTACCGCCTCCCTGCCCTGCAGGCGTTCGCCGCCGGGGTGAATGCAGACGACCGCCTCGTCATCGGCCCACACCGAGAGCATCGCCTCCAGGTCCCCGCGTTCCAGGGCGCCGTAAAAGCCCGCCTCTGCAGCCTGAGGGGTGGGGAAAGGGGTGTCGGTTGCCACCTCGTACTCCTCCTCCGGCGCGACGTCTGCGAACCGCTCGACCTGGTAGATAAAGATGGCAGGGTGTTCGTCGAGCGCAAACCCCCTGATCCCCGCCTTGACGCCGAGCTGGCCGAAAAACTGGTCAAACGAAGGGAACTCCTCCCACACCTGCGGCAGGAAGGTCGCGCTGTGTCTGCCCTGCTGCAGGATCACCCCGTCGATGCCGGGCCGTAGTTTCGCTTTGAGCTCCTCCGTATCGCCGTACTCCACCTCCTCGGGCAGGGTCAGAATGGAGATCTCGATGCTGCAATAGGGGTACTCGCTTTCGCTCAGCGGGAAGAAGCGCCGGTCGCTGAAGGCCGCGGCCTGGGCGTTGTAGACGACGTCGTCGAAGAGCGTCTTGTGCGGCAGCAGCGACCCGATACAGCCGCGCAGGGAGTCCCCGTCGATGTTGATGGTCACAAACGTCGCACGCGCTTCCGAGAGCTGCGGGAACTGCTCGAGCAGAATCTCTTTTGAGTAGGGAAAAGGTTTTCCGAATTTCTCTTCGATGGATGCGCGGGCGAGCTTGAGCAACAGGTCTTGCAGTGTCATGGTGAACTCCTTTTTGTGTTTGAACCTTCCCAGGCTTTCAGCAGCCGCTTTTCGGGCGGCGGGACGGTCTGTCCGAGCGAACGCCAAAGCGCCAAGGGGCTCCCGAACCGGCCGGACAATTCCCGGGAGACGGTTGCGGCAAAACCGTCGTTTAGTGCCGCACTACAATTTTTATTCTCAACGGACAATTTTTATCGTATAAATGGCAGAAAAGTGGGTTCTGGCTGTTAAAAGTGACGGGAAAAGCGTGAAGTGTTTGGCGGCCGAAATGCCGCCACTCCTCACCTCTTCGGCGGGATGGGGTAGTGCTCGATGACGTAGTCGATGTCCTTGTCGCCGCGCCCGCTGAGGTTGATGAGGATGGCGTCTTTGGGGTTGGAACGCGCCAGCTTCATCGCATAGGCGACGGCGTGGGCCGATTCGAGCGCCGGGATGATCCCCTCGTACTGCGAGAGTTTGTAGAAGGCATCCACGGCTTCGTCGTCCGTCGCCGTACCGACGATGGTACGCCCGATCTCGCGCAGGTAGGCGTGTTCCGGCCCGACGGAGGGGTAGTCGATGCCCGAACCGATGGAGTGCACCGGTGCCGGGTTGCCCTCGGCGTCTTTGAGCATGATGGAGTTGAAGCCGTGCATCACCCCCTCTTCGCCGTAGGTGAGCGTCGCGGCGTGTTCCCCGAGCTTGTCACCCTTGCCCATCGGTTCGACGCCGTGCAGCTTCACCGGGTCATCGATGAAGCCCGAAAAGAGCCCCATCGCGTTGGAACCGCCGCCGACACAGGCCACGGCATGGTCGGGGAGTTTGCCCGTCATCTCCATGAACTGCTCTTTGGCCTCGATGCCGACGACGGACTGGAAGTCGCGCACCATCCGAGGGAAGGGGTGCGGCCCCACGACAGAGCCGATGGCGAACATCTGGGTCTCCGTATCGGCCAGGTAGGCCTCGAACGCGGAGTCGACCGCCTCTTTCAGCGTCTTGAGCCCGTGCGTCGCCGGGACGACCTTGGCGCCGAGGATCTTCATCCGCACGACGTTGGGGTGCTCCTTGGCGATGTCCACCTCGCCCATGTGGATCTCGCACTCCAGCCCGAAGTACGCCGCCGCCGTCGCCAACGCCACGCCGTGCTGCCCCGCCCCGGTCTCGGCGATGAGCTTCTTCTTGCCCAGGTACTTGGCCAGCAGCGCTTCGGCCATGCAGTGGTTGAGCTTGTGCGCGCCGGTGTGGTTGAGGTCCTCGCGCTTGAGGTAGATCTGCCCGCCGCCGCAGAACTCGCTCAGGTTCTTCGCATAGTAGACCGGGGTCGGCCGCCCCTGGTAGTGCTTGCGGATCTTGCGCAGCTCATGCAGGTACTCGTAGGATTTCGAGAGTTTGTCATAGGCCTCGCGGATCTCCCGGAAAGGTTCCTCGAGCTGGGGCGGGATGAACGCACCGCCGAACTTGCCGAAAAAGCCGTTCGCGTCGGGCATGGTCTCCAGATACGGTTTTTGCATTTGCATTACTGCTCCTTCTGATAATCTCCACCGATTCTAGCGGAGGACATCTTAGAAAACAGTAGCGGGGAACGGCAGCTTGAACGGGCATTGCATTATAGAGAGGCAACGGGTCTGCGGCACGCGTCGGAGGCCGCACCATCTTTAATATATGACAGGAGGATCGATGCGTGTAAAAATCACCGGCATCACCAATCTCGAGGACGCGCTGGCCGCCGTAGAAGAGGGCGCCGATGCCATCGACTTTATCTTTTTCCAGGGCTCGCGGCGCTTCATCACCCCCGAGGCGGCGTTCAAGATTGTCGAGCATCTGCCCCCCTTCGTCGAGAAGGTCGGCATCTTCGTCGACAGCGATGCCAAGTACATCAACAAGGCGATCGCGCTCAGCGGCATCACTCTCGCCCAGATCCACTTCGAGGCGACGGACGCTTTGTACGGTTCGCTCGTCGCGCCGCACCTGCGCGTCGTGCGCGCCCAGCGCGGGGCCGACATCGGCTACCTTGGCGACCGCTACCGCATCGTCGACGTCTTCGGCGCGAACACGCTCAAAGCGGACGGCAGCCTGGACCTGTCGTGGTTCGAGGGCAAGGACTGCTCGAAGATTATCCTCTCGG is from Sulfurimonas sp. HSL-1656 and encodes:
- the trpB gene encoding tryptophan synthase subunit beta, whose product is MQKPYLETMPDANGFFGKFGGAFIPPQLEEPFREIREAYDKLSKSYEYLHELRKIRKHYQGRPTPVYYAKNLSEFCGGGQIYLKREDLNHTGAHKLNHCMAEALLAKYLGKKKLIAETGAGQHGVALATAAAYFGLECEIHMGEVDIAKEHPNVVRMKILGAKVVPATHGLKTLKEAVDSAFEAYLADTETQMFAIGSVVGPHPFPRMVRDFQSVVGIEAKEQFMEMTGKLPDHAVACVGGGSNAMGLFSGFIDDPVKLHGVEPMGKGDKLGEHAATLTYGEEGVMHGFNSIMLKDAEGNPAPVHSIGSGIDYPSVGPEHAYLREIGRTIVGTATDDEAVDAFYKLSQYEGIIPALESAHAVAYAMKLARSNPKDAILINLSGRGDKDIDYVIEHYPIPPKR
- the amrA gene encoding AmmeMemoRadiSam system protein A; the encoded protein is MTLQDLLLKLARASIEEKFGKPFPYSKEILLEQFPQLSEARATFVTINIDGDSLRGCIGSLLPHKTLFDDVVYNAQAAAFSDRRFFPLSESEYPYCSIEISILTLPEEVEYGDTEELKAKLRPGIDGVILQQGRHSATFLPQVWEEFPSFDQFFGQLGVKAGIRGFALDEHPAIFIYQVERFADVAPEEEYEVATDTPFPTPQAAEAGFYGALERGDLEAMLSVWADDEAVVCIHPGGERLQGREAVAGSWRAMLAGQQGVHFELEEVQTTREGTISIHSLRECVYVDGQLAGMALATNVYRQTPEGWRLFMHHTSPDPKVMGTSAVVMH
- a CDS encoding phosphoribosylanthranilate isomerase; translated protein: MRVKITGITNLEDALAAVEEGADAIDFIFFQGSRRFITPEAAFKIVEHLPPFVEKVGIFVDSDAKYINKAIALSGITLAQIHFEATDALYGSLVAPHLRVVRAQRGADIGYLGDRYRIVDVFGANTLKADGSLDLSWFEGKDCSKIILSGNLTPENVEQALPYGFYGVDVSTAVEREPGKKDREKMRAFIRAAKQC